One stretch of Arachis duranensis cultivar V14167 chromosome 1, aradu.V14167.gnm2.J7QH, whole genome shotgun sequence DNA includes these proteins:
- the LOC107486344 gene encoding probable pectinesterase/pectinesterase inhibitor 6 — translation MGGNLVIAYIILSLYSLFIIVHGTDNKLSCNQTPYPSLCNHYIIGTTNYSISSSYYSFHDMALKVTMDQAIVAHKLVSSTMESNHFKDKRAKSAWEDCLELYENTIYQLNRSMSSNNLNDRLTWQSASIANQQTCQNGFLDSNLSSHYLNYFPSISTNLSNLLSNSLAITNTLTSFTSLPKHPVARGGRKLLSFNGFPEWLSPSDRRLLQDLPGTAAPKADIVVAQDGSGNYKSVSEGVAAAGRVNKNGRVVVYVKAGVYRESVNIKGGIKNLMMFGDGIGATIITGSKNYEDGSTTVGSATFSKYIPYIDMVVKSSLDGLIEAAGWMPWAGSFALNTLYYGEYMNIGAGANTAGRVKWPGFHVITNPSEALKFTVANFLDGGSWIPGTGVPFETGL, via the coding sequence ATGGGGGGCAACTTGGTCATTGCATACATTATTTTATCCTTGTATTCTCTCTTCATTATTGTGCATGGCACTGATAATAAGTTATCATGCAATCAAACTCCATATCCCAGTCTTTGTAACCATTACATTATTGGCACTACCAATTATTCAATTTCCTCTTCTTATTATTCCTTCCATGACATGGCCCTTAAGGTCACCATGGACCAAGCAATAGTAGCACACAAACTTGTCTCATCAACCATGGAATCCAACCATTTCAAAGACAAGAGAGCCAAGTCCGCATGGGAAGATTGTTTGGAACTCTATGAGAATACAATCTATCAGCTCAACCGTTCAATGAGCTCAAACAATCTAAACGACAGGTTAACATGGCAAAGTGCTTCTATTGCCAATCAACAAACATGCCAAAACGGTTTTCTTGATTCTAACCTTTCATCTCACTACCTAAACTACTTTCCATCCATTTCAACCAACTTATCCAACTTGCTCAGCAACTCTTTGGCCATTACCAATACATTAACGTCCTTCACTTCGTTACCAAAACACCCGGTTGCTCGCGGCGGTCGAaaattgctttcttttaatggCTTCCCAGAGTGGCTATCTCCTTCCGACAGGAGGCTTCTTCAGGATTTGCCGGGAACGGCGGCACCGAAGGCGGACATTGTGGTGGCACAGGACGGGAGTGGGAATTACAAGAGTGTTTCGGAGGGCGTGGCGGCGGCCGGTAGGGTGAATAAGAATGGTCGAGTGGTTGTGTAcgtgaaagctggcgtttaccGAGAGAGTGTGAACATAAAGGGaggtataaaaaatttgatgatGTTTGGGGATGGTATTGGAGCTACCATTATTACGGGTAGCAAGAATTATGAAGATGGCTCCACCACTGTTGGTTCAGCTACTTTTAGTAAGTACATACCTTATATTGATATGGTGGTGAAGAGTAGCCTGGACGGTTTGATTGAAGCGGCAGGGTGGATGCCATGGGCGGGAAGCTTTGCCTTGAATACATTGTATTATGGAGAGTATATGAATATTGGAGCTGGTGCTAACACTGCAGGGAGGGTTAAATGGCCTGGCTTTCATGTTATTACCAACCCTTCTGAGGCTTTGAAATTTACTGTTGCTAATTTCTTGGATGGTGGATCCTGGATTCCTGGCACTGGTGTTCCCTTTGAAACTGGCCTTTGA
- the LOC107477014 gene encoding peroxidase 72, whose protein sequence is MANSLSFLLLLSLLAFAPCCLCTKKLGGFLYPQFYDFSCPAAQEIAKSILARAFQKEPRIAASLLRLHFHDCFVKGCDASILLDSSGSTVSEKGSNPNRNSARGFEVIDEIKSALEKECPQTVSCADILAIAARDSTVISGGPSWEVPLGRRDSLGASLSGSNNNIPAPNNTFQTILTKFKLQGLDIVDLVALSGSHTIGNSRCTSFRQRLYNQTGNGVADFTLDQNYASELRDRCPSSGGDQNLFFLDYVSPIKFDNSYFKNLLAYKGLLNSDQVLLTKNQESAELVKKYAENNDIFLEQFAKSMIKMGNISPLTGSRGEIRTNCRKINAYY, encoded by the exons ATGGCCAACTCTCTGAGCtttcttttgcttctttcttTACTAGCCTTTGCTCCCTGCTGCCTCTGCACCAAGAAACTAGGGGGGTTCCTGTACCCGCAATTCTACGACTTTTCGTGCCCCGCAGCTCAAGAGATTGCCAAGTCCATCCTTGCCAGAGCATTCCAGAAGGAACCTCGAATCGCAGCTTCGCTTCTCCGGCTTCACTTCCATGATTGTTTTGTCAAG GGATGTGATGCTTCAATATTGTTAGACAGCAGCGGATCCACGGTGAGCGAGAAGGGATCGAATCCTAACCGTAACTCAGCTCGAGGATTTGAAGTGATTGATGAGATTAAATCCGCATTGGAGAAAGAATGCCCTCAAACAGTGTCTTGCGCTGACATTTTGGCTATTGCTGCTAGGGACTCAACTGTTATT AGTGGTGGACCAAGTTGGGAAGTACCTTTGGGGAGAAGGGACTCTTTGGGTGCAAGCCTAAGTGGCTCCAACAACAACATTCCTGCCCCAAACAACACATTCCAGACCATCCTAACCAAATTCAAGCTTCAGGGGCTTGACATTGTTGATCTTGTTGCTCTCTCTG GAAGTCACACAATTGGGAACTCTCGGTGCACCAGCTTCAGGCAAAGGCTCTACAACCAAACAGGCAATGGCGTTGCAGACTTCACTCTCGACCAAAACTACGCATCGGAATTGCGAGATCGGTGTCCAAGTTCCGGTGGTGATCAGAACCTGTTCTTTCTAGACTATGTCAGTCCAATCAAATTTGACAACAGCTACTTTAAGAACTTGCTTGCATACAAGGGACTTTTAAACTCTGACCAAGTCCTCTTGACAAAGAACCAAGAGTCTGCAGAGTTGGTTAAGAAGTACGCCGAAAACAACGATATTTTCCTTGAACAATTCGCCAAGTCCATGATCAAGATGGGAAATATTTCTCCTCTAACTGGCTCCAGGGGAGAGATCAGAACCAACTGCCGAAAGATTAATGCTTATTACTGA
- the LOC107477107 gene encoding 60S ribosomal protein L7-2 isoform X2 encodes MGEEVKAIVPESVLKKQKREGEWALKKKEELNAAKKKRAESRKLIYSRAKQYAKEYQEQEKELIQLKREAKLKGGFYVDPEAKLLFIIRIRGINAMDPKSRKILQLLRLRQIFNGVFLKVNKATMNMLHRVEPYVTYGYPNLKSVKELIYKRGFGKLNKQRIALTDNNIIEKALGEHGIICIEDLIHEIITVGPHFKEANNFLWPFKLKAPLGGLKKKRNHYVEGGDAGNRENYINELIRRMN; translated from the exons ATGGGTGAGGAGGTGAAAGCAATTGTTCCCGAGTCTGTGCTTAAGAAGCAGAAGAGGGAGGGGGAATGGGCcttgaagaaaaaggaggagctTAATGCTGCAAAGAAGAAGAGAGCTGAGAGCCGCAAGCTCATTTACAGCAGGGCAAAGCAATATGCAAAGGAATACCAGGAGCAG GAAAAGGAGCTGATCCAATTGAAGCGGGAAGCAAAGCTGAAAGGTGGATTCTATGTTGATCCAGAGGCTAAACTCCTGTTTATCATCCGCATCCGTGG TATCAATGCCATGGACCCCAAGTCAAGAAAGATCTTGCAGTTGTTGAGGTTGAGACAG ATCTTCAATGGTGTGTTCCTCAAGGTTAACAAGGCCACAATGAACATGCTTCACAGGGTTGAACCATATGTGACCTATGG ATACCCAAATTTGAAGAGTGTAAAAGAGCTTATTTACAAGAGGGGCTTTGGTAAGTTGAACAAGCAGAGAATTGCCCTAACCGACAACAACATCATTGAGAAG GCACTGGGCGAACATGGAATCATCTGCATCGAAGATCTTATCCATGAGATCATAACAGTTGGACCCCATTTCAAGGAAGCAAACAACTTCCTTTGGCCATTTAAGCTCAAGGCTCCATTGGGtggcttgaagaagaagaggaaccaCTATGTTGAAGGAGGAGATGCCGGAAACAGGGAGAACTACATCAATGAGCTTATCAGGAGAATGAATTAG
- the LOC107477107 gene encoding 60S ribosomal protein L7-2 isoform X1, translating to MAEMGEEVKAIVPESVLKKQKREGEWALKKKEELNAAKKKRAESRKLIYSRAKQYAKEYQEQEKELIQLKREAKLKGGFYVDPEAKLLFIIRIRGINAMDPKSRKILQLLRLRQIFNGVFLKVNKATMNMLHRVEPYVTYGYPNLKSVKELIYKRGFGKLNKQRIALTDNNIIEKALGEHGIICIEDLIHEIITVGPHFKEANNFLWPFKLKAPLGGLKKKRNHYVEGGDAGNRENYINELIRRMN from the exons aTGGCAGAGATGGGTGAGGAGGTGAAAGCAATTGTTCCCGAGTCTGTGCTTAAGAAGCAGAAGAGGGAGGGGGAATGGGCcttgaagaaaaaggaggagctTAATGCTGCAAAGAAGAAGAGAGCTGAGAGCCGCAAGCTCATTTACAGCAGGGCAAAGCAATATGCAAAGGAATACCAGGAGCAG GAAAAGGAGCTGATCCAATTGAAGCGGGAAGCAAAGCTGAAAGGTGGATTCTATGTTGATCCAGAGGCTAAACTCCTGTTTATCATCCGCATCCGTGG TATCAATGCCATGGACCCCAAGTCAAGAAAGATCTTGCAGTTGTTGAGGTTGAGACAG ATCTTCAATGGTGTGTTCCTCAAGGTTAACAAGGCCACAATGAACATGCTTCACAGGGTTGAACCATATGTGACCTATGG ATACCCAAATTTGAAGAGTGTAAAAGAGCTTATTTACAAGAGGGGCTTTGGTAAGTTGAACAAGCAGAGAATTGCCCTAACCGACAACAACATCATTGAGAAG GCACTGGGCGAACATGGAATCATCTGCATCGAAGATCTTATCCATGAGATCATAACAGTTGGACCCCATTTCAAGGAAGCAAACAACTTCCTTTGGCCATTTAAGCTCAAGGCTCCATTGGGtggcttgaagaagaagaggaaccaCTATGTTGAAGGAGGAGATGCCGGAAACAGGGAGAACTACATCAATGAGCTTATCAGGAGAATGAATTAG